From a region of the Candida albicans SC5314 chromosome 1, complete sequence genome:
- a CDS encoding uncharacterized protein (Putative nuclear pore-associated protein; Hap43p-induced gene; induced upon low-level peroxide stress; possibly an essential gene, disruptants not obtained by UAU1 method), whose product MSVVQFINEINQTYSISDNRQKIDQLTRLLSINPQQNKYIAIIYNSKSIPSTITTLYDDDWSAFSLILTSFIKLCHLMDPWSLLKSFDLYTTFLNDLSVGFNNNSYGWLLSNIIKDTISQMVPWARKLDLIMYFKEQGGKFRLNYMASIILKMFNNIRINDSNVYKKSIILYLGNTLCYIYFKLDNPLLCRNIFSNMQNTSLKFNEFNLDQQLKYRYYLARYYLIKYQLIESFNHLQWCLVNTSSLKNQKLTLELLLPVSLILGKIPNFNYLSQQGFNFPFVQMYQTLSKSIRAGDYSKFKQVIDSNYHYLKDKNLLLLMNKAEILILRNLIKKVWIVLDKPSTMNYLNIPIEGHYNDELYLENVFVTLIDSNLIKGKLTSSKTVVLSKTDTFPDVFNIYKLKYGNNNGNSNQWV is encoded by the coding sequence aattgacaAGACTACTATCTATAAATCctcaacaaaataaatatattgctataatatataattccaaatccatcccatcaacaataacaacattaTACGATGATGATTGGTCAGCTTttagtttaattttaaccagttttattaaattatgtCATTTAATGGATCCTTGGTCtcttttgaaatcattCGATTTATACACCacttttttaaatgatttatcagttggattcaataataattcttaTGGTTggttattatcaaatattattaaagaTACAATATCTCAAATGGTACCTTGGGCAAgaaaattggatttgataATGTATTTCAAAGAACAAGGAGGTAAATTCAGATTGAATTATATGGCAAGTatcattttgaaaatgtttaataatattagaATTAATGATTCTAATGTTTATAAAAAATCCATCATATTATATTTGGGTAATACTTTATGTTATATCTATTTCAAATTAGATAATCCCTTATTGTGTCGGAATATTTTCAGTAATATGCAAAATACAAGCTTAAAATTCAATGAGTTTAATCTTgatcaacaattgaaatatcGATATTATTTAGCCCGATATTATTTGatcaaatatcaattaattgaaagttTCAATCATTTACAATGGTGTCTAGTTAACACTTCAAGTTTgaagaatcaaaaattaaCCCTTGAATTGTTATTACCTGTAAGTTTGATACTTGGGAAAATAcctaatttcaattatttatcTCAACAAGGATTTAATTTCCCCTTTGTACAAATGTATCAAACTTTATCCAAATCCATAAGAGCAGGTGATTATTCTAAATTCAAGCAAGTAATTGATTCAAActatcattatttaaaggataagaatttattattattgatgaacAAAGCGGAAATACTTATATTAAGAAATTTGATCAAGAAAGTTTGGATCGTGCTTGATAAACCCAGCACaatgaattatttaaacaTACCAATTGAAGGACATTATAATGACGAATTGTATTTGGAGAATGTTTTTGTCACgttaattgattcaaatttaattaaaggGAAACTAACTAGTAGTAAGACTGTTGTATTGAGTAAAACTGATACGTTCCCCGatgttttcaatatttataaattgaaatatggcaataataatggtaattcaaatcaatggGTTTAA
- a CDS encoding uncharacterized protein (Ortholog(s) have ATPase activator activity, role in late endosome to vacuole transport via multivesicular body sorting pathway, positive regulation of protein oligomerization and endosome membrane, multivesicular body localization) produces the protein MTITTASVPEELKTDKSVTPFIIRSIELSQANPIVSYYCKIYVLEHILTNKLHTTSKEIELFTIELLDDTESIKNNTEDEDFHKILNNKQLSLNVALSFTYKLFNSCLETLSNLTSSKQQQSALISKMKATLNFLSLLAVFKSSEDIDWEKISGGKANDWDSFDKLNKEKIKILKYQLSRLLKGEIQVKDELNDEELEKELDKELEEISGEDVEPEHHEQSGIEKETTEEINLPGAPNDMPKFIEEKDEHSPQLPRAPSTLNESNKGEEEDNDNDDSVKLPGVPHFPPDEEDDTVKLPGAPKYLPDDDLSHINKSSTIQVFPPTDGTQKKSDSPIKKPSATKHHPPLTKEGIKQILNRDDTITQVQKHAKFAQSALQFEDFSEAEKQLTQGLELLKILRKQEEEEGN, from the coding sequence ATGACAATTACTACAGCATCTGTACcagaagaattgaaaactgATAAATCGGTGACACCATTCATCATaagatcaattgaattatctCAAGCCAACCCTATTGTTAGTTATTATTGTAAAATATACGTTTTGGAACATATTTTAACTAATAAATTACATACAActtcaaaagaaattgaattatttacaATTGAACTATTAGATGACACTGAATCGATTAAGAATAAtactgaagatgaagatttcCATAagattttaaataataaacaattatcaCTTAATGTAGCATTATCATTTacttataaattatttaattcatGTCTTGAAACATTACTGAATTTAACTTcatcaaaacaacaacaatcagCATTAATAAGTAAAATGAAGGCAactttgaattttttgagTTTGTTGGCCGTTTTCAAATCCCTGGAAGATATTGATTGGGAGAAAATAAGTGGTGGTAAAGCCAATGATTGGGAtagttttgataaattaaataaggaaaaaattaagattttgaaatatcaattatcgAGATTGTTAAAGGGGGAGATTCAAGTTAAggatgaattgaatgatgaagaattggagAAAGAGTTGgataaagaattggaagaaaTAAGTGGTGAAGACGTTGAACCAGAACACCATGAGCAATCtggaattgaaaaagaaactacTGAAGAGATAAATTTACCAGGAGCACCTAATGATATGCCGAAgtttattgaagaaaaagatgaaCACAGCCCACAATTGCCACGGGCACCATCTACTTTAAATGAGTCGAACaaaggagaagaagaagataacGATAATGACGATTCAGTGAAATTGCCCGGTGTACCCCATTTCCCACccgatgaagaagatgacaCGGTTAAATTACCAGGAGCACCGAAATATTTACCAGACGATGATTTATCACATATCAACAAATCGTCAACAATTCAAGTATTCCCACCTACTGATGGAACTCAAAAGAAATCAGATTCACCAATTAAAAAACCATCTGCTACAAAACATCACCCACCATTAACAAAAGAAGGcattaaacaaatattgaatCGAGATGACACTATTACTCAAGTGCAAAAGCATGCTAAATTTGCTCAATCGGCATTACAGTTTGAAGATTTTAGTGAAGCGGAAAAACAACTAACACAAGGATTggagttgttgaaaatattaagaaaacaagaagaagaagaaggaaatTAA
- a CDS encoding uncharacterized protein (Ortholog(s) have cellular bud neck, cellular bud tip, cytoplasm localization): MEAMKKRMTTHSPKPESPKPATSPDSDSLEGLSPELVPIVTLLSSQAHRRYNEGIFMLYYDLNGDGKPADREWREVYGILTGNQLAYWDAANLAQFKNNPSALLETSSKPNYINFTDSVYNAMKTLPAAKQNLDNVIIVSTTLKNRYLLQFKSYKDLTVWYAALRLSNFEYSSLQEAYTGALLSARGSRLSDIRTILAEKRFDHEDWVSIRYGSGMAWKRCFAVVEPSTLKKKVFTPGRILFYENEQKKKKQLMAMVTNATAVAAIYPQSHLLIDHSTMLKMEGYINFTSPSLSTKVSKKSASDFKHTSLFLMPEQHSSVPGFDTLIRFLVPLLDSFGLYGRPKRLKANRNDTDSLLFGLPTLPHVHYLELNDVLDLTRGDFLSWDLKTWTDNIKGILKTKIDRGYEGCGSQRGIKGAVTSLSSPVTSTGSPRFASGQGFSSRSTSSSSSQPRQNQQTPQQRKPPPPGPELKPAGKSFDKNVNDLHIGVSNDNLLSADKMKNNHKSVQLAEIYQKYSDLKTPSDNYTDRNILLNGSHEHLMEDELPAGIQQMKLHDNIYPKDDDGLFSDDDDDDDLAKVDVRKIGMNNDGSSQSLDPTLGALKVPYSDDRAGSYSSVISPMSQFNNLKESYQNVDRRAPYPNNSDNESDDDSPPPPVPSHDQKYQTGLQGKSSAFSQGAATSRGAGGMINGSSSESRSQGQQKPKYISSPNSSQNHIHRIHSPEKGSPLGRANVQYPISPERLTDVHKSSDNLADAIKLPVLPAINKVPPQEEQRQPQKYPQPQPQPQSQPHPYQQQQQQQQPRQQQLYSPQQVQQQKYHQQQQQQLQQQQQQYYQQQKFQQSQQPQRPLQQQQQQPPQQQHYQKQPQQQPQQQPHRVPPPQQQPQQQLSQAYRAAPPTQQKQPPPQQQLYGRSQPQSFPREPPNGHPQGSGFMQNRGVIPRNNGQAPPPQPQNGARGFVSQQQQQQQQQYQYSYLPSGASGQPKQQQQQQPQQQPQPHRGHHPYGAQYTSQNPNGQARYY, encoded by the coding sequence ATGGAGGCaatgaaaaagagaatGACTACGCATTCCCCCAAACCAGAGTCTCCGAAACCGGCAACTTCTCCAGATTCGGATAGCTTGGAAGGATTATCACCAGAATTGGTACCTATTGTCACACTTTTATCTTCTCAAGCACATCGTCGATACAATGAAGGGATCTTTATGCTTTATTATGATTTAAATGGTGATGGGAAACCCGCAGATCGTGAATGGAGAGAAGTTTATGGTATTTTGACCGGTAATCAATTAGCATATTGGGATGCAGCAAATTTGGCCCAGTTTAAAAATAACCCAAGTGCATTATTGGAGACTTCTTCTAAACCAAACTATATAAATTTCACCGATTCAGTGTATAATGCCATGAAGACGTTACCGGCAGCCAAACAAAACTTGGATaatgttattattgtctCAACAACTTTGAAGAATAGATATTTATTACAATTTAAGTCTTATAAAGATTTGACTGTATGGTATGCAGCATTGAGATTGTCGAATTTTGAATACTCATCGTTGCAGGAAGCTTACACGGGGGCATTATTATCAGCAAGAGGATCACGATTGTCAGATATAAGGACGATTTTGGCAGAAAAAAGATTTGATCACGAAGATTGGGTTAGTATAAGGTATGGTAGTGGTATGGCTTGGAAACGTTGTTTTGCTGTCGTTGAGCCTTCGACcttaaaaaagaaagtgtTTACCCCTGGTCGGATATTATTTTATGAAAATGaacagaaaaagaagaaacaattgatgGCAATGGTAACCAACGCCACAGCTGTTGCTGCTATATATCCACAATCacatttattgattgaCCATTCTACAATGTTGAAAATGGAAGGTTATATTAATTTCACGTCTCCAAGTTTATCTACTAAAGTATCTAAAAAGAGTGCCAGTGATTTCAAACACACATCACTTTTTTTAATGCCAGAACAGCATTCTTCTGTACCTGGATTTGACACATTGATTAGATTTTTAGTGCCGTTATTAGATTCTTTCGGATTGTACGGGAGACCAAAAAGACTTAAAGCCAATAGAAATGATACTGACTCATTGTTATTTGGTTTGCCAACTTTACCTCATGTACATTATttggaattgaatgatGTCTTGGATTTAACTAGAGGTGATTTTTTGAGTTGGGATTTGAAGACTTGGACAGATAATATTAAAggtattttgaaaacaaaaattgatagAGGATACGAAGGTTGTGGAAGTCAAAGAGGAATCAAGGGGGCTGTTACCTCTTTAAGCAGTCCAGTGACTTCAACTGGTTCACCAAGATTTGCTAGTGGCCAAGGATTTTCTTCGAGACTGACATCGTCTTCCTCGTCTCAACCTAGACAGAATCAGCAAACACCCCAACAAAGGAAACCACCACCGCCAGGACCTGAATTGAAACCTGCTGGTAAAAGTTTTGATAAGAATGTTAATGATTTACATATTGGAGTGTCCAATGATAATTTACTTTCGGCtgataaaatgaaaaataatcacAAATCAGTGCAATTAGCAGAAATTTACCAAAAGTATTCTGATTTGAAAACGCCAAGTGATAACTACACTGACAGAAACATTTTGTTGAATGGGTCTCATGAACATTTGATGGAAGATGAATTGCCTGCTGGTATAcaacaaatgaaattgcATGACAATATTTATCCTAAAGACGACGATGGCTTGTTTAGtgatgacgacgacgatgatgatttggCTAAAGTTGATGTCAGAAAAATTGGTATGAATAATGATGGTTCCAGTCAATCTTTGGATCCAACGTTAGGAGCCTTAAAAGTTCCTTATTCAGACGATAGAGCCGGTAGTTATTCTTCAGTTATTTCACCAATGTCTCAATTTAACAACCTTAAGGAGAGTTACCAAAATGTTGATCGCAGAGCTCCATACCCGAACAATAGTGATAATGaaagtgatgatgattctCCTCCACCTCCAGTGCCATCTCATGATCAGAAATATCAGACAGGTTTACAAGGGAAACTGAGTGCTTTTAGTCAAGGTGCTGCTACTTCAAGAGGCGCTGGTGGAATGATAAATGGATCTTCCAGTGAATCACGTTCTCAAGGTCAACAAAAACCAAAGTATATTTCGTCACCCAATTCGTCCCAGAATCATATTCATAGAATACATTCACCAGAAAAAGGGTCACCATTGGGTAGAGCTAATGTGCAATACCCTATTTCTCCAGAACGTTTGACAGACGTTCACAAATCGTCGGATAATTTAGCTGATGCTATAAAGTTGCCAGTCTTACCTGCTATAAATAAAGTTCCTCCACAAGAAGAACAACGCCAACCACAGAAGTACCcgcaaccacaaccacaaccacaatcGCAACCACATCcataccaacaacaacaacaacaacaacaaccaagGCAGCAGCAATTATATTCTCCACAACAAGTGCAGCAACAGAAATATcaccagcaacaacaacaacaacttcaacagcaacagcagcaatactatcaacaacagaaatTTCAGCAACTGCAACAACCACAAAGACctttacaacaacaacagcagcagccaccacaacaacaacattatcaaAAGCAGCCACAACagcaaccacaacaacaacctcaTAGAGTGCCACCtcctcaacaacaaccccaacaacaattatcGCAAGCTTATAGGGCTGCTCCACCaacacaacaaaaacaaccaCCTCCTCAACAACAGCTTTATGGACGTTCTCAGCCACAAAGTTTCCCCAGGGAACCACCAAATGGTCATCCACAAGGATCAGGGTTTATGCAAAATCGTGGTGTTATTCCTAGAAATAATGGACAAGCACCTCCACCACAACCCCAAAATGGTGCTAGAGGATTTGTTAgccaacaacagcaacagcaacagcaacagtaCCAGTATTCATACTTACCTCTGGGTGCTTCTGGTCAACCaaaacaacagcagcaacaacaaccacaacaacaaccgcAACCGCACCGAGGACATCATCCTTATGGTGCACAATATACTAGCCAGAATCCTAATGGCCAAGCTAGGTATTATTAA
- a CDS encoding uncharacterized protein (Protein of unknown function; Hap43-induced gene) → MEKDNPLLPFAYTNSSINDSIPYDTTPRDKSTIDENASSKYHTRKTVLSASSPLKPQLRRVALSEQRFLPSLKRKMGESFNDKDNIKRVDLEDFYDDSNEEGETPTVINIDIDNDNEQGENDKYQLPPSSPPPALYSDVPLVSEFDFTTNIEYNFGVPKSPPKKVDLNLLPSEFDEFNPIATTNNDSNNDNNNDNIKNARNENSPIKKKPLKELSSDADFGIDRFNRFNGTFNHQQPPALVFTSSTCTVSTNNTSTGVEDVNEKARQASYNRARNIILGCFEDMQTIINLEGMNLYDLPPEIKDLNNLVIFNLDNENDPSTATTATTTIQSQSQLHSQAVSYQLYLTNNNLTELPRALFKFTKLQVLALRVNQLKVIPPLIDKLSNLVDLSLGANSLKFLPYQILNLKKLISFRAGPNPFISIGDFNKNDIIDFTTADVTTDADATSPANFSNQIESATLKYRTKIIYLIQQQQHHQPSTYLPSLTTLCLNKLANYDVSYQETKIWKRNVPQLYHQLIKLAITKGKFNFNDTCNQCDLIVVNPVAQVYEWYDILLNKNVPIRKQFCSQRCIDKYLLQFSPN, encoded by the coding sequence ATGGAAAAAGATAATCCCTTATTACCTTTTGCTTATACCAACTCATCAATTAACGATTCTATCCCTTATGATACCACACCCAGAGACAAGTCCAccattgatgaaaatgcAAGTAGTAAATATCACACGAGGAAAACTGTTTTATCAGCATCGTCACCATTGAAACCTCAATTACGTCGAGTAGCATTATCTGAACAAAGATTTCTTCCTagtttgaaaagaaaaatgggTGAAAGTTTCAATGACAAagataatattaaaagaGTCGACCTTGAAGATTTCTACGACGACTCAAATGAAGAAGGAGAAACACCTACGGtaattaatattgatattgacaACGACAATGAACAAGGTGAAAATGATAAGTACCAATTGCCTCCAAGTAGTCCACCGCCAGCTTTATATTCTGATGTTCCATTAGTGTCTGAGTTTGATTTTACTACAAATATAGAATATAATTTCGGAGTGCCCAAGTCACCTCCCAAGaaagttgatttgaatCTATTACCAAgtgaatttgatgaattcaACCCGATTGCCACTACTAATAATGATAGCAATAAtgacaacaataatgaCAACATCAAGAATGCTAGAAACGAAAATAGTCctataaaaaagaaacctttaaaagaattgagtTCGGATGCAGATTTTGGTATTGATAGATTCAATCGGTTTAATGGTACTTttaatcatcaacaaccacCAGCATTAGTATTTACATCTTCAACATGTACAGTTTCTACTAACAATACCAGTACTGGTGTAGAAGATGTTAATGAAAAGGCAAGACAGGCCAGTTACAATCGAGCACGAAATATAATTCTTGGTTGTTTTGAAGACATGCaaacaataatcaatttagaaGGTATGAATTTATATGATCTACCACCAGAAATCAAagatttgaacaatttagTAATTTTCAACcttgataatgaaaacgATCCATCTACTGCAACAACGGCAACAACGACAATACAATCACAATCACAATTGCATTCCCAAGCGGTTtcttatcaattatatttaaccaataacaatttaACGGAATTACCACGAgcattatttaaattcacCAAATTACAAGTATTAGCATTGAGagtaaatcaattaaaagtCATTCCAccattaattgataaattatctaatttagttgatttatcattaggTGCCAATTCCTTGAAATTTTTACcttatcaaattttaaatttgaaaaaattgattagtTTCCGTGCTGGACCTAATCCATTTATATCAATTGgtgattttaataaaaatgatattattgatttcacCACCGCCGACGTCACCACGGACGCCGACGCTACCTCTCCtgccaatttttcaaaccaaATAGAATCAGCCACATTAAAATATCGAACTAAAATAATCtatttaattcaacaacaacaacatcatcaaccaTCTACGTATTTACCTTCTTTGACTACTTTAtgtttgaataaattggCCAATTATGATGTTAGTTAtcaagaaacaaaaatctGGAAACGGAATGTTCCACAattatatcatcaattaattaaattggCGATAACAAAGggaaaattcaattttaatgataCTTGTAATCAATGTGATTTAATTGTCGTTAACCCCGTGGCACAAGTTTATGAATGGTATGatatattgttgaataaaaaTGTCCCAATTCGGAAACAATTTTGTAGTCAAAGATGCATTGATAAATACTTATTACAATTTTCaccaaattga